One Jannaschia sp. GRR-S6-38 genomic window carries:
- a CDS encoding segregation and condensation protein A, translating into MSVEERLAAEALIVDVDGFEGPLDLLLTLARTQKVDLRRVSVLGLARQYLAFVETARALRIELAADYLVMAAWLAFLKSRLLLPPDPEEEGPSAEELAAHLAFQLERLEAMRKAAARLMARDQLGRDVFARGAPQQVERARKVTYTATLLDLMQGYARLRTRDDFRPFVMDRDGVWTMEEALARMRPLLGHAMAWTDLMSFLPDGWSADPARRRSATASTFAATLELAKDGRVEIAQEAMFGPIRLRGRA; encoded by the coding sequence ATGTCCGTCGAGGAGCGGCTGGCCGCGGAGGCGCTGATCGTCGACGTGGACGGGTTCGAGGGGCCGCTGGACCTGCTGCTGACGCTCGCCCGGACGCAGAAAGTCGACCTGCGGCGCGTCTCGGTGCTGGGGCTGGCGCGGCAATACCTGGCCTTCGTCGAGACGGCCCGCGCGCTGCGGATCGAGCTGGCGGCCGATTACCTCGTGATGGCGGCCTGGCTCGCCTTCCTGAAATCCCGCCTGCTCCTGCCGCCGGACCCCGAGGAGGAGGGACCCTCCGCCGAGGAGCTGGCCGCGCATCTGGCCTTCCAGCTCGAGCGGCTGGAGGCGATGCGGAAGGCCGCCGCCCGGCTGATGGCGCGCGACCAGCTCGGCCGCGACGTCTTCGCCCGCGGCGCGCCCCAGCAGGTCGAGCGCGCGCGCAAGGTCACCTACACCGCGACGCTGCTGGACCTGATGCAAGGCTACGCTCGGCTGCGCACCCGCGACGATTTCCGGCCATTCGTGATGGATCGCGACGGCGTCTGGACGATGGAGGAGGCGCTGGCCCGCATGCGCCCGCTGCTCGGCCACGCGATGGCCTGGACCGACCTGATGAGCTTCCTGCCCGATGGCTGGTCCGCCGATCCCGCGCGCCGCCGCTCGGCCACCGCCTCGACCTTCGCGGCGACGCTGGAGCTGGCCAAGGACGGCCGCGTCGAGATCGCGCAGGAGGCGATGTTCGGACCGATCCGCCTGCGGGGCCGCGCATGA
- a CDS encoding SPOR domain-containing protein, with translation MADLDYFGADYGAEEPSRFMDAARNFGLANWAGALTSLGLTAGMAAWAVDLTFRDVSAVPVIAALEGPMRVAPEDPGGVVAPYQGMALSDITSGGAAAPAPDQIVLAPPPLDLDAPALGERLAAATTAAPAPAAPAPVSAPAITGKPAPVAISDALAGGGDQLVLASALATEPVEQELVGASAPAAQIAAPAPVVQTPSEPAVAALPTGPGLVRSARPAQRPGRPAARVAATSPDVAAAVNAALAAVPTDAPAAQAGTEVASAAATLDIDPASIAPGTRVVQLGAFDSEAVARSEWDRLEGRFRDYMAGKSRMIQKATSGGRDFWRLRVVGFADGSDARRFCSALLAQDAACIPVTVR, from the coding sequence ATGGCGGATCTCGACTATTTCGGCGCGGATTACGGCGCGGAGGAGCCTTCGCGGTTCATGGACGCGGCGCGCAATTTCGGCCTTGCCAACTGGGCGGGGGCGCTGACCTCGCTCGGCCTCACCGCCGGGATGGCCGCCTGGGCGGTCGACCTGACCTTCCGCGATGTCTCGGCGGTGCCGGTGATTGCCGCGCTGGAGGGCCCGATGCGGGTCGCCCCCGAGGATCCGGGCGGCGTGGTCGCGCCCTATCAGGGGATGGCCCTGTCGGACATCACCTCGGGCGGGGCGGCCGCGCCCGCGCCTGACCAGATCGTGCTGGCCCCGCCGCCGCTGGACCTCGACGCCCCCGCGCTGGGCGAGCGCCTCGCCGCCGCGACCACGGCCGCGCCCGCGCCTGCGGCCCCGGCCCCCGTCTCCGCACCCGCGATCACGGGCAAGCCCGCGCCGGTCGCCATTTCGGATGCGCTGGCCGGCGGCGGCGATCAGCTCGTGCTGGCATCCGCCCTGGCCACCGAGCCGGTGGAGCAGGAACTCGTCGGCGCCTCGGCCCCGGCCGCGCAGATCGCCGCCCCCGCGCCGGTGGTGCAGACGCCGTCCGAGCCCGCCGTCGCCGCGCTGCCCACCGGGCCGGGCCTCGTCCGGTCCGCCCGGCCCGCGCAGCGCCCGGGCCGGCCCGCCGCGCGCGTCGCCGCCACCTCCCCCGATGTCGCCGCCGCGGTGAATGCCGCGCTGGCGGCCGTGCCGACCGACGCGCCCGCGGCGCAGGCCGGAACAGAGGTCGCCTCGGCCGCGGCCACGCTCGACATCGACCCCGCCAGCATCGCGCCGGGCACCCGCGTCGTGCAGCTTGGCGCCTTCGACAGCGAGGCGGTCGCGCGATCCGAATGGGACCGCCTGGAAGGCCGCTTCCGCGACTACATGGCCGGCAAGAGCCGGATGATCCAGAAGGCCACCTCCGGCGGGCGCGATTTCTGGCGCCTGCGCGTCGTGGGCTTCGCCGACGGCTCGGACGCGCGGCGCTTCTGCTCGGCCCTGCTGGCCCAGGACGCGGCCTGCATCCCCGTCACGGTCCGCTGA
- the argS gene encoding arginine--tRNA ligase produces the protein MNLFADIRALVISALDALAAEGALPDGLDTANVAVEPPRDPAHGDMATNAAMVLAKPAKAKPRDIAEALAPKLEADARIAAAEVAGPGFLNIRLASPVWQEVVARVLREGTAFGRSEMGQGQRVNVEYVSANPTGPLHVGHTRGAVFGDALASLLEYSGHEVTREYYINDGGAQVDVLARSVYNRYLEAHDLDVDWPEGTYPGDYLIAVGEALKDKVGDAYLDQPEDVWLADVRDFATDAMMDLIRADLALLGVEMDVFSSEKALYGTGKIEAAIAALDEKGLIYRGTLEPPKGKLPEDWEPREQTLFRSTDYGDDVDRPIKKSDGGWTYFAPDIAYHYDKTQRGFDQLIDVFGADHGGYVKRMKAAVAALTDGRVPLDIKLTQLVKLMQDGEQLKMSKRAGTFVTLADVVDLVGRDVTRFVMLTRKNDAPLDFDVSKALEQSKDNPVYYVQYAHARVQSVLRKAREQGIDVSEAALAGADLSGLTHPAEQALAAKLAEWPRLVEIAARTHEPHRVAFYLYELASGLHGLWNLGNTESALRFLQDDPAHSAAKIALPCAVSLVIAAGLGILGVAPAMEMR, from the coding sequence ATGAACCTCTTCGCCGATATCCGCGCCCTCGTCATTTCCGCTTTGGACGCGCTGGCCGCCGAGGGCGCGCTGCCCGACGGCCTCGACACCGCGAATGTCGCGGTCGAGCCGCCGCGCGACCCGGCCCATGGCGATATGGCGACCAATGCCGCGATGGTGCTGGCCAAGCCCGCAAAGGCGAAGCCGCGCGACATCGCCGAGGCGCTGGCGCCGAAGCTGGAGGCCGATGCGCGCATCGCCGCGGCCGAGGTGGCAGGCCCGGGCTTTCTGAACATCCGCCTGGCGTCCCCCGTCTGGCAGGAGGTCGTCGCGCGCGTCCTGCGCGAGGGCACCGCGTTTGGCCGCTCGGAGATGGGGCAGGGGCAGCGGGTCAATGTCGAGTACGTCTCGGCGAACCCCACGGGGCCCTTGCATGTCGGCCATACCCGCGGCGCGGTCTTCGGTGACGCCCTGGCGAGCCTGCTGGAATATTCCGGCCACGAGGTGACCCGCGAATACTACATCAACGACGGCGGCGCGCAGGTCGATGTGCTCGCGCGGTCGGTCTACAACCGCTACCTTGAAGCCCATGACCTCGATGTCGACTGGCCCGAGGGGACCTATCCCGGCGATTACCTGATCGCGGTGGGCGAGGCGCTGAAGGACAAGGTCGGCGATGCCTATCTGGACCAGCCCGAGGATGTCTGGCTGGCCGACGTGCGCGACTTCGCCACCGACGCGATGATGGACCTGATCCGCGCGGACCTGGCGCTGCTGGGCGTCGAGATGGACGTGTTTTCGTCGGAGAAGGCGCTGTACGGGACCGGCAAGATCGAGGCCGCGATCGCGGCGTTGGACGAGAAGGGCCTGATCTATCGCGGCACGCTCGAGCCGCCGAAGGGCAAGCTCCCCGAGGATTGGGAGCCGCGCGAGCAGACGCTGTTCAGATCCACCGACTACGGCGACGACGTCGACCGGCCGATCAAGAAATCCGATGGCGGCTGGACCTATTTCGCGCCCGACATCGCCTATCACTACGACAAGACGCAGCGCGGCTTCGACCAGTTGATCGACGTCTTCGGCGCAGACCATGGCGGCTACGTCAAGCGGATGAAGGCGGCCGTTGCGGCGCTGACAGACGGGCGCGTGCCGCTCGACATCAAGCTCACGCAGCTGGTGAAGCTGATGCAGGACGGCGAGCAGCTGAAGATGTCGAAGCGCGCGGGCACGTTCGTGACGCTGGCGGACGTGGTCGATCTGGTCGGCCGCGACGTGACGCGTTTCGTGATGCTGACGCGCAAGAACGATGCGCCGCTCGATTTCGACGTCTCGAAGGCGCTGGAGCAGTCGAAGGACAACCCGGTCTATTACGTGCAATACGCCCATGCCCGCGTGCAGTCGGTCCTGCGAAAGGCGCGCGAGCAGGGCATCGACGTGTCCGAGGCCGCGCTGGCCGGGGCGGACCTGTCCGGCCTGACCCATCCGGCCGAGCAGGCGCTGGCCGCGAAGTTGGCCGAATGGCCGCGCCTCGTCGAGATCGCCGCCCGCACCCACGAGCCGCATCGCGTGGCGTTTTATCTCTACGAACTGGCCTCCGGTCTTCATGGACTGTGGAACCTCGGCAACACCGAATCGGCCCTGCGCTTCCTGCAGGACGATCCCGCGCACAGCGCCGCCAAGATCGCGCTGCCGTGCGCCGTTTCGCTTGTGATCGCGGCGGGTTTGGGTATCCTTGGCGTCGCGCCCGCCATGGAGATGCGTTGA
- a CDS encoding glycoside hydrolase family 3 N-terminal domain-containing protein, with translation MLTAREAAFFRDADPWGFIVFARNVDTPDRMRALTAALRDSVGRDAPILIDQEGGRVQRLGPPFWTRWPRPLTQMSRAADPVRAMFLRATLIARELREVGIDVNCTPTADIAGEHTHPFLLSRLYGDTVETVAARARANADGCLQGGVLPVLKHIPGHGRANADSHLSLPRVAASLDDLRETDFEVFRRLADLPLGMTAHVVYEALDDLPGTISPAVIAEIRDGIGFGGLLMTDDIGMGALPGTLAGRCRDALGAGCDVILHCNGDRDEMRIVAETCPALAGEGLARADRALACRAEPVALDIDAARAELDALAA, from the coding sequence GTGCTGACCGCCCGGGAGGCGGCGTTCTTCCGCGACGCCGATCCCTGGGGCTTCATCGTCTTCGCCCGCAACGTGGACACGCCCGACCGGATGCGCGCCCTGACCGCGGCGCTGCGCGACAGCGTCGGCCGCGACGCGCCGATCCTGATCGACCAGGAAGGCGGGCGGGTGCAGCGGCTGGGCCCGCCCTTCTGGACCCGCTGGCCGCGCCCGCTGACGCAGATGAGCCGGGCCGCCGATCCGGTGCGCGCCATGTTCCTGCGCGCCACGCTCATCGCGCGCGAGCTGCGCGAGGTGGGCATCGACGTCAACTGCACGCCCACCGCCGATATCGCGGGCGAACACACCCATCCCTTCCTGCTCAGCCGCCTTTACGGCGACACGGTCGAGACGGTCGCCGCCCGCGCCCGCGCCAATGCCGATGGCTGCCTGCAGGGCGGCGTGCTGCCCGTGCTCAAGCACATCCCCGGCCATGGGCGCGCCAATGCCGACAGCCACCTGTCGCTGCCGCGCGTCGCCGCGTCGCTCGACGACTTGCGCGAGACGGATTTCGAGGTCTTCCGGCGCCTGGCCGACCTGCCGCTGGGGATGACGGCCCATGTCGTCTACGAGGCGCTGGACGACCTGCCCGGCACCATCTCGCCCGCGGTGATCGCCGAGATCCGGGATGGCATCGGCTTCGGCGGGCTCCTGATGACCGACGATATCGGCATGGGCGCCTTGCCGGGCACGCTCGCCGGGCGCTGCCGGGACGCCTTGGGCGCGGGCTGCGACGTGATCCTGCACTGCAACGGCGACCGCGACGAGATGCGGATCGTGGCCGAGACCTGCCCCGCGCTCGCGGGCGAGGGCCTGGCGCGCGCCGACCGGGCGCTGGCCTGTCGCGCCGAACCGGTCGCGCTTGACATCGATGCGGCCCGCGCGGAACTTGACGCACTCGCCGCCTGA
- the scpB gene encoding SMC-Scp complex subunit ScpB, with protein MNEQSETLFEAPPLGEQERMVEAILFASAEPVTVGELHARLPHGCDAPAALDLLRKRYDGRGVRVVKVGDAWAIRTAPDLAFLMTRETVKTRRLSRAAVETLAIVAYHQPVTRAEIEEIRGVSVSKGTVEQLMELDWIKLGKRRDTPGRPVTFVVTRAFLDHFGLESPRDLPGLKELRAAGLLESAPPPGSEPEDEAEDQEELFTPSPAEED; from the coding sequence ATGAACGAGCAATCCGAGACCCTGTTCGAGGCGCCGCCGCTGGGCGAGCAGGAGCGCATGGTCGAGGCGATTCTGTTTGCCTCCGCCGAGCCGGTGACCGTGGGCGAGCTGCATGCCCGCCTGCCGCATGGCTGCGACGCGCCCGCCGCGCTGGACCTGCTGCGCAAGCGCTATGACGGGCGCGGGGTGCGCGTGGTGAAGGTGGGCGACGCCTGGGCGATCCGAACCGCGCCGGACCTCGCGTTCCTGATGACGCGCGAGACGGTCAAGACCCGCAGGCTCAGTCGCGCCGCGGTCGAGACGCTGGCGATCGTGGCCTATCACCAGCCCGTCACCCGCGCCGAGATCGAGGAGATCCGCGGCGTCTCCGTCTCGAAGGGCACGGTCGAGCAGCTCATGGAGCTGGACTGGATCAAGCTGGGCAAGCGGCGCGACACGCCGGGGCGGCCCGTGACCTTCGTCGTGACGCGCGCCTTTCTCGACCATTTCGGACTGGAGAGCCCGCGCGACCTGCCGGGTCTGAAGGAGCTCCGCGCCGCGGGCCTTCTGGAAAGCGCGCCGCCGCCGGGCAGCGAGCCGGAGGACGAGGCCGAGGACCAGGAAGAATTGTTCACGCCCTCGCCGGCCGAGGAAGATTGA
- a CDS encoding deoxyguanosinetriphosphate triphosphohydrolase — MTVSYACDPRASRGRLFPEEESTFRSPFQRDRDRIIHASAFRRLKHKTQVFIEHEGDYFRTRLTHSIEVAQVARTIAKHLDLNVELTEAVALAHDLGHTPFGHTGEEALNRLMAPYGGFDHNAQALRIVTSLERHYAEWDGLNLTWETLEGIAKHNGPVPPPVPWALAAYDAVHDLELHSHASAEAQVAALSDDIAYNNHDLHDGLRAELFSTAELAELPVLRDCFAEVDARYPDLALYRRRHEALRRFFGVLVEDVIRVAEANLRDLAPASAMDVRHAGRMMVQFSPGLWSDLKVIRAFLFERMYRAPSVVAMRAQVTEVVDALFPHFMAHPEDLPKQWRKDVEDARDETALARIVSDYIAGMTDRFALQCHAQFVEGGSLPAAR, encoded by the coding sequence GTGACCGTGTCCTATGCCTGTGATCCCCGCGCCTCGCGCGGGCGGCTCTTCCCCGAGGAGGAGAGCACCTTCCGCTCGCCCTTCCAGCGGGACCGGGACCGGATCATCCATGCCAGCGCCTTCCGCAGGCTCAAGCACAAGACGCAGGTCTTCATCGAGCACGAGGGCGACTATTTCCGCACGCGCCTGACGCATTCGATCGAGGTCGCGCAGGTCGCGCGCACCATCGCCAAGCATCTCGACCTCAATGTCGAGCTGACCGAGGCCGTGGCGCTGGCCCATGACCTGGGTCACACGCCCTTCGGACATACCGGCGAGGAGGCGCTGAACCGCTTGATGGCCCCCTATGGCGGCTTCGACCACAACGCGCAGGCGCTGCGGATCGTCACTTCGCTGGAGCGGCATTACGCCGAGTGGGACGGGTTGAACCTCACTTGGGAAACCCTTGAAGGCATTGCGAAACACAATGGCCCCGTCCCGCCGCCCGTGCCCTGGGCGCTTGCGGCCTACGACGCCGTCCACGACCTCGAACTGCACAGCCACGCTTCGGCCGAGGCGCAGGTCGCGGCCTTGTCCGACGACATCGCCTACAACAATCACGACCTGCATGACGGGCTGCGGGCCGAGCTGTTCTCGACCGCGGAATTGGCCGAGTTGCCGGTCCTGCGCGACTGCTTCGCCGAGGTCGATGCCCGCTATCCGGACCTCGCGCTCTACCGGCGCCGCCACGAGGCGCTGCGGCGGTTCTTCGGGGTCCTCGTGGAAGACGTGATCCGCGTGGCCGAGGCCAATCTCCGCGATCTCGCGCCCGCCTCGGCGATGGATGTCCGCCACGCCGGGCGGATGATGGTGCAGTTCTCGCCCGGGCTCTGGTCCGACCTGAAGGTCATCCGTGCGTTTCTGTTCGAACGGATGTACCGCGCGCCCTCGGTCGTCGCGATGCGCGCGCAGGTGACCGAGGTGGTCGACGCCCTGTTTCCGCATTTCATGGCCCATCCCGAGGACCTGCCGAAACAATGGCGCAAGGATGTCGAGGACGCGCGCGACGAGACGGCGCTGGCGCGGATCGTGTCGGATTACATCGCCGGCATGACCGACCGCTTCGCGCTGCAATGCCACGCGCAGTTCGTCGAGGGCGGGTCCCTGCCGGCGGCGCGTTGA
- a CDS encoding MATE family efflux transporter — translation MADTLTHHMRRTLVLGLPLVGGQLAQMAIGVTDTLMLGWYSVPALAAGTIGATFFFSVFILGAGFAYAVLPMASAAAGRGDEIRVRRIARMGLWLSAGFAALALPLFWWSGPLLSALGQDPQVAEGAQTYLRIAGPGLIPALLTATLRSHLSALEHTRIVLWAVLAAGVLNAGVNWLLIFGNWGFPELGLAGAAIASLGVHALTTGLLIFYATRGPGMARFDLLRNIHRPDWPVFGEIFRLGWPIGLTLLSESGLFAASALMMGVLGTVPLAAHGVALQVAALVFMVHLGLSSAVTVRVGQFWGREDREGMLRAALAAAILSFGAVLLATWLYIGGGEAIIALFVDPTDPARPAILDLGARLLVLAALFQLVDAAQVMALGMLRGVQDTRRPMVYAFVAYWMLGLPASWILGIEMGFGPEGIWLGLCVGLAAAAITLSLRFLRLILPPPRAPIRG, via the coding sequence ATGGCCGACACCTTGACCCATCACATGCGCCGCACGCTGGTGCTGGGTCTGCCGCTCGTCGGCGGGCAGTTGGCGCAGATGGCCATCGGCGTGACCGACACGCTGATGCTGGGCTGGTATTCCGTCCCGGCGCTGGCGGCGGGGACCATCGGAGCGACGTTCTTCTTCTCGGTCTTCATCCTGGGCGCGGGCTTTGCCTATGCCGTTCTGCCGATGGCCTCTGCGGCGGCCGGGCGCGGGGACGAGATCCGGGTCCGCCGCATCGCCCGGATGGGGCTGTGGCTGTCGGCCGGCTTCGCCGCACTGGCGCTGCCGCTCTTCTGGTGGTCGGGGCCGCTGCTCAGCGCGCTGGGGCAGGACCCGCAGGTGGCCGAGGGCGCGCAGACCTACCTGCGCATCGCCGGGCCCGGCCTGATCCCGGCGTTGCTGACGGCCACGCTGCGCTCGCATCTCTCGGCGCTCGAGCACACGCGCATCGTGCTCTGGGCGGTGCTGGCGGCGGGCGTGTTGAATGCGGGCGTCAATTGGCTGCTGATCTTCGGCAACTGGGGCTTCCCGGAACTCGGACTCGCCGGGGCGGCCATCGCCTCGCTGGGGGTCCACGCGCTGACGACCGGGCTCCTGATCTTCTACGCGACGCGGGGCCCGGGCATGGCGCGGTTCGACCTGCTGCGGAACATCCATCGCCCCGACTGGCCCGTCTTCGGCGAGATCTTCCGCCTCGGCTGGCCGATCGGCCTGACGCTCCTGTCGGAGTCGGGCCTCTTCGCCGCCTCGGCGCTGATGATGGGGGTGCTGGGAACCGTTCCGCTGGCCGCCCATGGCGTGGCGCTGCAGGTCGCCGCGCTGGTCTTCATGGTGCATCTGGGGCTCAGCTCTGCGGTCACGGTGCGCGTCGGGCAGTTCTGGGGCCGCGAGGATCGCGAGGGGATGCTGCGCGCCGCGCTGGCCGCGGCGATCCTGTCCTTCGGCGCAGTGCTGCTAGCGACCTGGCTCTATATCGGCGGGGGCGAGGCGATCATCGCGCTCTTCGTCGACCCGACCGACCCGGCCCGGCCCGCCATTCTCGATCTCGGCGCGCGGCTCCTGGTTCTGGCGGCACTGTTCCAGCTGGTCGATGCGGCGCAGGTCATGGCGCTGGGAATGCTGCGCGGCGTGCAGGATACGCGGCGGCCGATGGTCTATGCCTTCGTCGCCTACTGGATGCTGGGCCTGCCGGCCTCGTGGATCCTCGGGATCGAGATGGGGTTCGGGCCGGAGGGGATCTGGCTGGGCCTCTGCGTCGGCCTCGCCGCGGCGGCGATTACGCTGAGCCTGCGATTCCTGCGCCTGATCCTGCCCCCGCCGCGCGCGCCGATCCGGGGGTAG
- a CDS encoding HesB/IscA family protein, protein MSLPPRVTPRAFERLSEIGAAEQGKALRVAVEGGGCSGFQYQIELDDPAEGDLVLEGEGEKVVVDEVSLPFLGGAVIDFSEELVGSRFTIDNPNAASSCGCGVSFSM, encoded by the coding sequence CTGTCCCTGCCACCCCGCGTCACCCCCCGCGCCTTCGAGCGCCTCTCCGAGATCGGCGCCGCCGAACAGGGCAAGGCCCTGCGCGTGGCCGTCGAGGGCGGCGGCTGCTCGGGCTTCCAGTATCAGATCGAGCTGGACGACCCCGCCGAAGGCGATCTCGTGCTGGAAGGCGAAGGCGAGAAGGTCGTCGTGGACGAAGTCTCCCTGCCCTTCCTCGGCGGCGCGGTCATCGACTTCAGCGAGGAATTGGTGGGCTCGCGCTTCACGATCGACAATCCCAACGCGGCGTCGAGTTGCGGCTGCGGCGTCAGCTTCTCGATGTGA
- a CDS encoding SDR family NAD(P)-dependent oxidoreductase yields the protein MDLNIKGRTAVISGAAGDMALETAKILQGDGCNLVLTDIDDGELSEAAAKLGDGVVTVVADLTSQDGADKVAKAVSDAGWQADILVHAAGVTGAKGDPLADISEDDWMHAWNTDFMTAVRMSKAFIPGMNDRGWGRVVFITSENVAQPYPDEVVYNSSKSALLSFAKGMSQVYAQKGTLINCVAPAFIKTDMTDGMMEKRSEERGESFDEAVESFLEEERPHLVLKRRGRPEEVAFVIACLCSDRASFVNGSNWRVDGGAVQAINI from the coding sequence ATGGATCTGAACATCAAGGGCCGCACGGCCGTCATCTCGGGCGCCGCGGGCGACATGGCGCTGGAGACGGCGAAGATCCTGCAGGGCGACGGCTGCAACCTCGTGTTGACCGATATCGACGACGGCGAACTGTCCGAGGCCGCTGCCAAGCTCGGCGATGGCGTCGTCACCGTGGTGGCGGACCTAACGTCGCAGGACGGCGCCGACAAGGTTGCGAAGGCCGTGTCCGATGCGGGCTGGCAGGCCGATATCCTGGTCCACGCGGCCGGCGTGACTGGCGCCAAGGGCGATCCGCTGGCCGACATCTCCGAAGATGACTGGATGCATGCCTGGAACACCGATTTCATGACCGCGGTGCGGATGTCGAAGGCGTTCATCCCCGGCATGAACGATCGCGGCTGGGGCCGCGTGGTGTTCATCACCTCCGAGAACGTGGCGCAGCCCTACCCGGACGAGGTCGTCTACAACTCCTCGAAATCGGCGCTGCTGTCCTTCGCCAAGGGCATGAGCCAAGTCTATGCCCAGAAGGGCACGCTCATCAATTGCGTGGCGCCGGCCTTCATCAAGACCGACATGACCGACGGCATGATGGAGAAGCGCTCCGAGGAGAGGGGCGAGAGCTTCGACGAGGCGGTCGAGAGCTTCCTCGAGGAGGAGCGGCCGCACCTGGTGCTCAAGCGCCGCGGCCGCCCCGAGGAAGTGGCCTTCGTGATCGCCTGCCTCTGCTCGGACCGGGCGAGCTTCGTGAACGGCTCGAACTGGCGCGTCGATGGGGGCGCCGTTCAAGCGATCAATATCTGA
- a CDS encoding alpha/beta hydrolase: protein MPFEGRVERADIIRRINAHPLGDTPGRMREAFARLILGDRPDPLPAGVGLLRAAGGLTVQPMPRLASDIAPDIIWFHGGGYVFGAPETHLRPAIHLAAAHGLTVHLPRYRLAPEHRWPAPLEDALAAVGDGPVPVLAGDSAGGHLALVTALELARRGRPAPALLLFSPNTDRTGLNDDRSLMEGLDPMVDDAGDRRLAAMCFGDMPAQHRHVSLLRDDLSLLPPTWIEVGLPEVLRLDSVLLYRMGLEAGAEVHLQETPGLPHMGQLWAPWWPEACASLDRAAEFARDKAAGRVSRAG from the coding sequence ATGCCGTTCGAGGGCCGGGTCGAACGCGCGGACATCATCCGCAGGATCAACGCGCATCCGCTGGGGGACACGCCCGGGCGGATGCGCGAGGCGTTCGCCCGGCTGATCCTGGGCGACCGACCCGACCCCCTACCCGCCGGTGTCGGCCTCCTGCGCGCGGCCGGGGGCCTGACGGTGCAGCCGATGCCGCGCCTGGCCTCCGACATTGCGCCCGATATCATCTGGTTTCACGGCGGCGGCTACGTCTTCGGCGCGCCCGAAACGCATCTCCGCCCGGCCATCCACCTCGCCGCCGCGCATGGTCTGACCGTCCATCTGCCGCGCTACCGGCTGGCGCCGGAACATCGCTGGCCCGCGCCGCTGGAGGATGCGCTCGCGGCCGTGGGCGACGGACCGGTGCCCGTGCTGGCCGGCGACTCGGCCGGTGGGCATCTGGCGCTGGTGACGGCCTTGGAGCTGGCCCGGCGGGGCCGTCCGGCACCCGCGCTCCTTCTGTTCTCGCCCAACACCGACCGCACCGGGCTGAACGACGACCGGTCACTGATGGAGGGGCTCGACCCGATGGTCGACGATGCGGGCGACAGGCGGCTCGCGGCGATGTGCTTCGGCGACATGCCCGCCCAGCACCGCCATGTCTCGCTTCTGCGGGACGATCTCTCGCTGCTGCCGCCGACCTGGATCGAGGTGGGGCTGCCCGAGGTGCTGCGTCTCGACAGCGTCCTGCTTTACCGGATGGGTCTCGAGGCGGGGGCTGAGGTGCACCTGCAAGAGACGCCGGGCCTGCCGCATATGGGACAGCTCTGGGCGCCGTGGTGGCCCGAGGCCTGCGCCTCGCTCGACCGCGCCGCGGAGTTCGCTCGCGACAAGGCCGCGGGCCGCGTGAGCCGGGCGGGCTAG